Proteins encoded in a region of the Coffea eugenioides isolate CCC68of chromosome 4, Ceug_1.0, whole genome shotgun sequence genome:
- the LOC113769569 gene encoding receptor-like serine/threonine-protein kinase SD1-6, with the protein MSPEYAMDGIFSEKSDVFSFGVMILEIISGKKNTSFCDSDRHLNLVGHVWDLWTEGRISEIIDSCLDERIPRSEALQYVRVGLLCVQENAADRPTMLDVVSMLQNGSMALDSPKRPAFSEIMSLNKAKLRENPEICSVNSITVSDKVGR; encoded by the exons ATGTCTCCTGAATATGCCATGGATGGGATTTTCTCCGAGAAGTCTGATGTATTTAGCTTTGGAGTCATGATTCTTGAGATCATAAGCGGAAAGAAGAACACTTCTTTCTGTGATTCGGATCGTCACCTAAACTTGGTCGGACAT GTGTGGGATTTATGGACAGAAGGAAGAATTTCAGAGATCATTGATTCTTGTTTGGATGAAAGGATTCCAAGGAGTGAAGCACTACAATATGTTCGTGTTGGCTTGTTATGTGTGCAAGAAAACGCAGCAGATAGACCAACAATGTTAGATGTGGTATCTATGCTCCAGAATGGATCAATGGCTCTTGACTCTCCTAAGCGACCAGCTTTTTCTGAAATTATGAGCCTCAACAAAGCCAAGTTACgtgaaaatccagaaatttgttCTGTGAACAGCATCACAGTTTCAGATAAAGTGGGCCGATGA